The following coding sequences lie in one Cotesia glomerata isolate CgM1 linkage group LG5, MPM_Cglom_v2.3, whole genome shotgun sequence genomic window:
- the LOC123264716 gene encoding probable cytochrome P450 6d5, producing the protein MYQILHTSSYFHVEKIISNIINFQHVTGLEGDNLLFQSGTFFSGFESSSTTATFTLMELAKKKEYQDRAREDIKKAIDKHRWTFEAFNDMKYLDQCIAEGVRLHPSVSTIDRYTLQDYKIPDTNIIIEKGTPIYISLYGLHGDPKFFDEPEVFNPDRFSEDQKISDAYIPFGAGPRMCVGMKVGQLHVKVVLSMILSEYEVHQNPEEIYKLDSRSTFTAAANGINIEFRKLIK; encoded by the exons atgtaccAGATATTACATACCTCTTCTTACTTTCACGTagagaaaataattagtaatatcataaattttcaacatgTTACAGGGTTGGAGGGTGACAACCTTTTGTTCCAGTCCGGAACATTTTTTTCTGGCTTTGAATCAAGTTCAACTACAGCGACTTTCACTCTTATGGAGTTAGCAAAGAAGAAAGAGTATCAAGACCGTGCTCGAGAAGACATAAAAAAAGCTATTGACAAACATAGATGGACTTTCGAGGCTTTCAATGATATGAAGTATTTGGATCAATGTATCGCCGAAGGCGTGAGATTACATCCGTCCGTTTCCACAATCGATCGTTATACTCTCCAGGATTATAAA aTACCTGATACGAACATTATCATTGAAAAAGGCACTCCGATTTATATTTCCCTGTATGGCTTGCATGGTGATCCAAAATTTTTCGACGAACCAGAAGTATTTAATCCTGATCGGTTTAGCGAAGACCAAAAAATTTCTGATGCGTACATTCCTTTTGGAGCGGGACCTAGAATGTGTGTTG GTATGAAAGTCGGACAATTACATGTCAAAGTTGTGCTCTCAATGATTTTGTCCGAGTACGAAGTCCATCAGAATCCagaagaaatttataagttagACTCACGGTCAACTTTTACTGCTGCTGCAAATGGCATCAATATTGAGTTTAGAAAATTGATCAAATGA
- the LOC123264718 gene encoding cyclin-dependent kinase 9-like — MKLIEVCHTKGTQSTRYLPTFYLVLEFCDYDLAKLISNTKLTFRLSDIKTIMQQLLHGLFYIHSNNILHRDIKSANILITQNGVLKLADFGLSRAFSASESNKENRYTNRVVTLWYRLPELLLGDRNYGPPIDLWGMECIMAEMWTKSPIMQGNFEQQQLTLISKFCGLITTEVWPSVKSLDLFNKIDLPKVRQKRGIERLKTYIKDAYACDLLKKLLILDPSKRYDARLALDHDFFYTDPLPSDLGKILTQHSQSILESHTSSRRPARHM, encoded by the coding sequence atgaAACTAATTGAGGTTTGTCATACCAAAGGCACTCAATCCACGCGCTATCTTCCCACATTTTATCTCGTACTTGAGTTCTGTGATTATGATCTTGCTAAATTGATTTCCAATACTAAATTAACATTTCGTTTAAGTGATATCAAAACAATAATGCAGCAATTATTACATGGATTATTTTACATtcatagtaataatattttacacaGAGATATAAAATCAGCAAATATTCTAATAACTCAAAATGGTGTTCTAAAATTAGCTGATTTTGGGTTGTCAAGGGCGTTCAGTGCAAGTGAATCTAACAAAGAAAATCGCTATACCAATCGTGTAGTTACACTTTGGTACAGGCTACCAGAGTTACTTCTAGGAGATAGAAATTATGGACCTCCCATTGATTTGTGGGGCATGGAGTGTATAATGGCTGAAATGTGGACCAAATCTCCGATTATGCAAGGTAACTTTGAACAACAACAGCTAACATTGATATCAAAATTCTGTGGTTTAATTACAACAGAGGTATGGCCAAGTGTTAAAAGTcttgatttatttaacaaaattgatTTACCCAAAGTACGACAAAAAAGAGGCATAGAAAGATTAAAGACATATATCAAGGATGCATACGCTTgtgatttattgaaaaaacttttgattCTTGATCCTAGCAAGAGATACGATGCCAGGTTGGCGTTAGACCATGACTTCTTCTACACTGATCCACTGCCTTCTGACTTGGGTAAAATATTGACTCAACACTCGCAGAGTATTTTGGAATCCCATACATCATCACGAAGACCAGCAAGACACATGTAA